One window of Vespula pensylvanica isolate Volc-1 chromosome 15, ASM1446617v1, whole genome shotgun sequence genomic DNA carries:
- the LOC122634748 gene encoding growth arrest and DNA damage-inducible proteins-interacting protein 1, whose product MSLKVLFNLNTSLYIRRQNILSSRYFASKTEKDVIVSDEKSIYESAEETPIYDSEQQEKNDELEKKRNKSRLNPNHRNILFGRRPYNESIEWFHNTVKYKKRMLGRYGMKAVEVPVGFAWPTPEEVEDMKEYERVAYPYSIQEEWNRIEEKNRKEAEAIRAREADISQKMAKLDKWINDLNTRLAKKEADMLEAKKNKERLIEEVRDQLGYGVSVNDEKFKAVMAEKEKEQKKKLKMAKKKLKEEKILAKMNKVPENGENQTTVSLNEPIK is encoded by the exons ATGAGTTTAAAAGTGCTATTTAATTTGAATAcatcattatatatacgtaggcaAAATATATTAAGCAGTAGATATTTTGCttcaaaaacagaaaaagatgtTATTGTTAGCGatgaaaaatctatttatgAAAGCGCGGAAGAAACACCTATTTATGATTCTGAAcagcaagaaaaaaatgatgaacttgaaaagaaaaggaacaagtCGAGACTTAATCCAAATCAtaggaatatattatttggTCGACGTCCTTACAACGAATCTATAGAATGGTTTCATAATACCGTGAAATATAAGAAGCGTATGTTAGGTAGATACGGTATGAAAGCGGTAGAAGTGCCAGTAGGGTTTGCATGGCCAACGCCAGAAGAAGTCGAAGATATGAAGGAATATGAAAGAGTCGCTTATCCATATAGTATTCAAGAAGAATGgaatagaatagaagaaaaaaatagaaaagaggcAGAAGCTATAAGGGCTag AGAAGCTGATATATCTCAAAAAATGGCCAAACTGGATAAATGGATAAATGATTTGAATACAAGACTTGCCAAGAAAGAAGCGGATATGttagaagcaaagaaaaataaagaacgttTAATAGAAGAAGTTAGAGATCAACTTGGATATGGCGTATCTGTAAATGATGAGAAATTTAAAGCAGTAAtggcagaaaaagaaaaggaacagaaaaagaagttgaaaatggctaaaaagaaattaaaggaagaaaagatattagcCAAAATGAACAAAGTTCCAGAAAATGGTGAAAACCAAACTACAGTGTCTTTGAATGAgccaataaaataa
- the LOC122634746 gene encoding transmembrane protein 184C, with amino-acid sequence MASICRRWRLWILPVLTCLYALLIVILVPVLIANSIKTGFNKQDQGALVGGAFVLLALPIAFYEIVQHMIYYTQPRLQKYIIRILWMVPIYAVNAWLGLVYPEGSIYVDSLRECYEAYVIYNFMMYLLAYLNADHQLEHRLEMSPQVHHMFPLCCLPDWEMGREFVHMCKHGILQYTAVRPISTLVSFICELNGVYGEGEFRADVAFPYMIALNNLSQFIAMYCLVLFYRANSEALKPMKPIGKFLCIKAVVFFSFFQGVIIALLVYFDVISSIFKTENTHIIRNISSKLQDFFICIEMFLAAVAHHYSFTYKPFVNLAQSQAWWDAFRAMWDVSDVHNDIKEHLGVVGSSLSRRIRGRSAYQQAWGSATERTSLLPEAAAVMPRSAPACSFSSYNTAENEQNNNPGDSFSVSTDINTDTNNINT; translated from the exons ATGGCTTCAATCTGTAGACGATGGAGATTATGGATATTACCAGTTTTGACTTGCTTGTATGCTCTCTTAATTGTTATATTAGTACCAGTTTTAATAGCTAATTCTATTAAGACTGGTTTTAATAAACAAGATCAAGGTGCATTGGTGGGTGGAGCGTTTGTATTATTGGCATTACCTATCGCTTTCTATGAAATCGTCCaacatatgatatattatactcAGCCTAggttacaaaaatatatcattag AATATTATGGATGGTACCTATTTATGCGGTAAATGCT TGGTTGGGACTTGTATATCCTGAAGGCAGTATATATGTGGATAGTTTAAGAGAGTGTTATGAGGCATacgtgatatataattttatgatgtATCTGTTGGCCTATCTAAATGCAGATCATCAATTAGAACACAGATTAGAAATGTCTCCTCAGGTACATCACATGTTTCCTTTATGTTGTCTTCCTGATTGGGAAATGGGACGAGAATTTGTACATATGTGCAAACATGGTATTTTACAATACACAGCAGTTAGGCCTATATCAACTTTAGTATCTtt taTATGCGAACTAAATGGAGTATATGGAGAAGGGGAATTTAGAGCAGATGTTGCTTTCCCATACATGATTGCTCTAAATAATTTGTCTCAATTTATTGCAATGTATTGCTTAGTTCTTTTCTATCGTGCTAATTCGGAAGCTCTGAAACCAATGAAACCAATTGGAAAGTTCTTGTGTATCAAAGCagtcgttttcttttcgttttt TCAAGGAGTTATAATCGCTTTGTTAGTATACTTTGATGTAATATCAAGTATATTTAAAACAGAGAACACTCAcatcataagaaatatatcttccaaattacaagattttttcatttgcatCGAAATGTTTTTAGCTGCGGTAGCACATCATTACAGTTTTACATATAAACCATTTGTAAATTTAGCACAGAGTCAAGCTTGGTGGGATGCATTTAG GGCAATGTGGGATGTTTCCGATGTACATAACGATATTAAAGAACATTTAGGAGTTGTTGGATCATCATTAAGTCGCAGAATTAGAGGACGAAGTGCTTATCAACAAGCATGGGGAAGTGCGACGGAACGTACATCGCTTCTTCCTGAAGCAGCAGCAGTAATGCCTAGAAGCGCACCTGCTTGTTCATTTTCTAGTTATAATACAGCTGAAAATGAACAGAATAATAATCCCGGTGATAGTTTTTCTGTATCAACTGACATAAATACCGATACTaataacataaatacataG